A genomic stretch from Sulfobacillus thermosulfidooxidans includes:
- a CDS encoding Asp23/Gls24 family envelope stress response protein, with protein sequence MADTSQEIKTVPSVRIANEVIAVIAGIAASEVDGVAAMSGGLTGGITEMLGKKAASRGVKLEVKDNRVSLDLYVVVQYGAKIPEVASRIQDRVKEQVELMTGLTVSDVNIHVQGVSFTSTEDESSGSQTSSES encoded by the coding sequence ATGGCAGACACGTCTCAAGAAATTAAAACCGTACCCAGTGTGCGGATTGCCAATGAAGTGATTGCAGTGATTGCCGGGATTGCTGCTTCAGAGGTTGACGGCGTAGCGGCAATGAGCGGGGGACTTACCGGTGGCATAACCGAAATGCTGGGGAAAAAAGCCGCCAGTCGCGGCGTCAAACTGGAAGTGAAGGATAACCGGGTCAGTCTTGATCTGTACGTGGTGGTACAATATGGCGCAAAAATTCCAGAAGTTGCGTCGCGTATTCAAGATCGGGTAAAAGAACAAGTGGAATTGATGACCGGACTCACCGTTTCCGATGTGAATATTCATGTCCAAGGAGTCTCCTTCACATCCACCGAAGACGAATCCTCGGGAAGCCAAACAAGTTCAGAATCCTAA
- a CDS encoding DNA repair protein RecN has translation MLTALNVENFGLIHHADVTFDKGFTAVTGESGAGKSLLLTAIPAVFGLSGTADQVGPFGNSFRIRAAFSVSPADLLWNVLRQWGIEEDDTLIIQRDMTAEGRSTYRIQGQIVTRQVLRELAPELIDFSGQHHALRLFDSAQLLLWLDHFAKLEPLRSQVEAAYHTWRSQKAAHAELTANVPDAHIIASKRQEVEELLQLHLDVEEEERLSRELTRLHSRQRLLEILQTIEQDLDNAESGNVVSLLGRIARNVENLMRLDADARSLGSLVDQTISVVDELRLALNEWASHLDQEPGQLEALESRANELAKVKRRYNMGIGELVRYTETLQQDLQKWENFEWELHIAERKLRDAESEYMHWAEELSQQRRLAAEDVSGKLSDLVHEMEMPASQVRFVLETNEPSQWGLDHAAIFYASSAQHEMKPAPKVASGGELARMALAMAVLGGSHGGATLIFDELDAGLGGQSAARVGRLLRSLGEHRQVIVISHQPSVAANAHSQWMVVKTSDDNGVRSIVKCVEHHDREQEIARMLSGQSDAVATSHARHLLEWGKRGD, from the coding sequence ATGCTAACCGCATTAAACGTGGAAAACTTCGGTTTGATTCACCATGCTGATGTGACATTTGATAAGGGTTTTACTGCTGTCACCGGGGAATCCGGAGCAGGAAAATCTTTGCTTCTGACGGCAATTCCCGCGGTCTTTGGACTGTCTGGAACGGCTGATCAGGTGGGCCCTTTTGGTAATAGCTTTCGCATTCGGGCAGCTTTTTCGGTATCCCCTGCGGATCTTTTGTGGAATGTGTTGCGTCAATGGGGAATTGAAGAAGATGATACCTTAATTATTCAGCGGGATATGACAGCTGAAGGGCGATCCACATACCGGATACAAGGGCAAATCGTTACCCGTCAAGTGCTGCGCGAGTTGGCTCCGGAACTTATCGACTTTAGCGGGCAACATCATGCTTTGCGTTTATTCGATTCGGCGCAGTTATTACTGTGGCTCGACCATTTTGCCAAACTAGAACCGTTACGCTCGCAAGTCGAAGCCGCTTATCATACGTGGCGGTCACAAAAAGCTGCCCACGCTGAGTTAACGGCAAATGTTCCTGATGCTCATATTATCGCGTCCAAACGTCAAGAGGTTGAGGAATTGCTGCAACTGCACTTAGATGTGGAAGAGGAAGAACGATTAAGTCGTGAGTTGACCCGGTTACACTCCCGCCAACGCCTCTTAGAAATTTTACAAACAATAGAACAGGATCTGGATAACGCGGAATCAGGTAATGTGGTCAGCTTATTAGGCCGAATTGCTCGGAATGTGGAGAATTTGATGCGACTTGATGCCGATGCCAGGTCACTGGGCAGTCTGGTTGACCAAACAATTAGTGTGGTAGACGAGTTGCGATTAGCTCTTAATGAGTGGGCTAGCCATCTCGATCAAGAACCGGGACAATTGGAGGCACTCGAGAGTCGCGCCAATGAATTGGCAAAAGTCAAACGGCGCTACAACATGGGAATTGGCGAATTAGTGCGGTATACTGAGACATTGCAGCAGGATCTTCAGAAATGGGAAAACTTTGAATGGGAACTTCATATCGCTGAGCGCAAACTTCGTGATGCGGAAAGCGAATATATGCATTGGGCGGAGGAACTATCGCAACAACGCCGGTTGGCAGCCGAGGATGTCAGCGGGAAGTTGTCGGACCTCGTTCATGAAATGGAAATGCCAGCTTCCCAAGTGCGCTTTGTTCTGGAAACCAATGAACCGTCGCAGTGGGGACTGGATCATGCGGCCATTTTCTACGCATCCTCTGCTCAGCACGAGATGAAACCAGCACCCAAAGTGGCTTCGGGCGGCGAATTAGCGCGCATGGCCTTGGCCATGGCCGTATTAGGGGGAAGTCATGGTGGGGCGACTTTGATATTTGATGAGCTTGATGCGGGGCTTGGTGGACAAAGTGCTGCCCGGGTGGGCCGTCTCTTGCGATCATTAGGCGAACACCGGCAAGTGATTGTCATCAGCCACCAGCCGTCTGTGGCCGCCAACGCGCATTCTCAATGGATGGTTGTCAAGACATCAGATGACAATGGGGTGCGGTCCATCGTGAAATGTGTCGAACATCACGACCGGGAACAAGAAATCGCGAGAATGCTGAGTGGACAATCTGATGCTGTGGCAACTTCGCACGCACGACATTTGCTGGAATGGGGAAAACGGGGGGATTAA
- the argR gene encoding arginine repressor has product MRHDKRTRQSLIQEIITTQPVETQEELSEILAAKGMPATQATISRDIKDLGLIKVPYQDSHRYALPDDRALGVTRDRLRRLLREVLTGYVVSENLVVVKTLTAGAEVVSEAIDKMDWPEVAGTLAGENTVLVVARSKEEAPILAKRLEELR; this is encoded by the coding sequence ATGCGTCATGATAAACGCACACGTCAATCATTAATTCAAGAAATCATTACGACACAACCCGTAGAGACGCAAGAAGAACTATCGGAAATTTTAGCAGCCAAAGGAATGCCGGCAACCCAGGCCACAATCTCCCGGGATATCAAAGATTTAGGGTTAATTAAGGTGCCATACCAAGATTCTCACCGCTATGCCTTGCCTGACGACCGGGCGCTAGGCGTCACTCGTGACCGCCTGCGCCGGTTATTGCGCGAAGTCTTAACCGGATATGTTGTCAGTGAGAATTTGGTTGTGGTGAAAACCTTGACAGCAGGGGCCGAAGTGGTGTCGGAAGCCATTGACAAAATGGATTGGCCTGAAGTGGCCGGTACGTTAGCGGGTGAAAACACCGTGTTAGTTGTAGCCCGGTCAAAAGAAGAGGCGCCAATATTGGCGAAACGGTTAGAAGAGTTACGTTGA
- a CDS encoding TlyA family RNA methyltransferase, giving the protein MASSNGKSPKIDQGHQRLDRVMVDHGLAPTRSKAQGLVMAGQVFVNGVKVTKAGTLVSGDAKIEIQGNAHPYVSRGGLKLEAGLKHFGLDPQGWRIIDIGASTGGFTDCWLQHGASHVWAVDVGYGQLDWKLRNDDRVTVLEKTNARWLSADMLGTRELADAASIDASFISMELLLSPLRALLKEEGWVIGLVKPQFEAGPEHVGKHGVVRDRQVHVDVLRHFTAYAQKLGFSVMGLTPSPIRGPEGNIEFLSLLSNRQPVTTTHSIDIIQVVDQAWDREEPH; this is encoded by the coding sequence GTGGCTTCGTCAAACGGAAAGAGCCCAAAAATAGATCAGGGCCATCAGCGCTTAGATCGTGTGATGGTTGACCACGGACTGGCACCAACACGCTCTAAAGCCCAAGGACTGGTTATGGCGGGACAGGTTTTTGTGAACGGCGTCAAAGTGACCAAGGCGGGGACCCTAGTCAGTGGCGACGCGAAGATTGAAATTCAGGGGAATGCTCACCCGTATGTCAGTCGTGGCGGTTTAAAACTGGAAGCCGGATTAAAGCATTTTGGTTTAGATCCCCAAGGATGGAGAATAATCGATATCGGAGCATCCACTGGGGGATTTACTGATTGCTGGTTGCAACATGGGGCATCTCACGTATGGGCTGTTGACGTTGGCTATGGACAACTTGACTGGAAGCTTCGCAATGACGACCGCGTAACGGTTTTAGAGAAAACCAATGCCCGCTGGTTGTCGGCCGATATGTTGGGGACAAGAGAGTTAGCGGACGCGGCGTCTATTGATGCGTCCTTTATCAGTATGGAACTGTTGCTGTCTCCCCTGCGGGCCTTATTGAAGGAGGAAGGATGGGTCATTGGACTGGTCAAACCGCAATTTGAAGCCGGCCCGGAGCATGTAGGGAAACATGGGGTGGTTAGAGATCGGCAGGTCCATGTTGACGTGTTGCGTCACTTTACGGCTTATGCGCAAAAGTTGGGTTTTAGCGTCATGGGGTTAACTCCGTCACCTATCCGCGGGCCGGAGGGCAACATTGAGTTTTTGAGTCTTCTCAGTAATCGACAACCCGTGACGACGACGCACAGTATTGATATTATCCAAGTCGTGGATCAAGCATGGGACCGGGAGGAACCTCATTGA
- a CDS encoding polyprenyl synthetase family protein has protein sequence MDIGKWLEETRAIIEQWIREDHIARQAAPGTVEEVMRYSLLAGGKRLRPQLVMASTVYLGLPQDTFRDVALAVEYIHTYSLIHDDLPAMDNDDLRRGQPTAHKMFPEAMAILSGDALLTEAFVKMSQMQNAKAEDVLNAITYLAVAVGRQGLIKGQVMDLAAEHHDVELAELQTIHRNKTGALFQAALVIPALLTGNHARQKALSVYGEHFGLAFQIVDDILNVVGKRELLGKNVGTDSERGKATYPRLVGIEQARRLADDHRIRAKIAIGSEPGAEILRNLIDFAVDRQW, from the coding sequence GTGGACATAGGAAAATGGCTTGAAGAAACCCGGGCGATCATCGAACAGTGGATTCGCGAAGATCATATTGCCCGGCAAGCAGCACCCGGAACCGTCGAAGAAGTTATGCGCTATTCACTGCTTGCGGGGGGAAAAAGGTTACGGCCTCAACTGGTCATGGCCAGTACGGTGTATTTGGGATTACCCCAAGATACCTTTCGTGATGTGGCCCTAGCGGTTGAATATATTCATACCTATTCGTTAATTCATGACGATCTCCCGGCAATGGATAACGATGATTTGCGGCGTGGGCAGCCGACGGCCCACAAAATGTTTCCAGAAGCCATGGCTATCTTGTCGGGCGACGCACTGCTGACTGAGGCTTTTGTAAAAATGAGCCAAATGCAAAACGCTAAGGCGGAAGACGTATTAAACGCCATTACGTATTTGGCGGTAGCCGTGGGACGACAAGGTTTAATAAAAGGACAAGTGATGGATTTAGCGGCTGAGCATCATGATGTGGAATTGGCAGAATTGCAAACCATACACCGCAATAAAACGGGGGCATTATTTCAAGCCGCATTGGTCATTCCAGCTTTGCTTACGGGCAATCACGCACGGCAAAAGGCACTCAGCGTGTATGGGGAACATTTTGGCCTGGCCTTTCAGATTGTTGACGACATTTTGAATGTCGTTGGCAAGCGTGAGTTGCTCGGAAAGAATGTCGGCACGGACAGTGAGCGAGGCAAAGCCACCTATCCGCGACTGGTAGGCATCGAGCAAGCACGCAGGTTGGCTGATGACCACCGGATTCGGGCCAAGATTGCTATTGGTTCAGAACCCGGAGCCGAGATTTTGCGTAATTTGATCGATTTTGCTGTGGACCGTCAGTGGTAA
- the nusB gene encoding transcription antitermination factor NusB, with product MARHHAREMALRVLFEHDLAHTEPAVLVARLQGQDPDDRQFAESIVHGVLMHQNQIDEIIAQASVDWRIQRMPTIDRNVLRIAVYELLYEPKTPISVIIAEALELAGAYSTDEAKRFVNGVLSTAAKTVRPQGDVDRPLVDEKAPKENPQIKDDPVNS from the coding sequence ATGGCCCGACATCATGCACGGGAAATGGCTTTACGCGTATTATTTGAGCATGATTTAGCCCATACCGAGCCAGCGGTCTTGGTGGCACGTCTTCAAGGGCAAGATCCTGATGACCGGCAATTTGCGGAATCTATCGTGCATGGTGTGTTAATGCATCAAAATCAGATTGATGAAATCATTGCCCAAGCCTCTGTGGATTGGCGCATTCAACGCATGCCGACGATTGACCGAAATGTTCTGCGAATTGCTGTTTATGAGCTTTTATATGAGCCTAAGACTCCTATTTCCGTCATTATTGCAGAGGCTTTAGAATTAGCCGGTGCCTATAGCACAGATGAGGCCAAACGGTTTGTCAATGGCGTCTTATCCACCGCAGCTAAAACCGTCCGACCTCAAGGAGATGTCGATCGACCATTGGTTGATGAGAAGGCGCCCAAGGAGAATCCACAGATTAAGGATGACCCAGTCAATTCGTGA
- the dxs gene encoding 1-deoxy-D-xylulose-5-phosphate synthase: METKLLASIQSPKDMRNWSVLQLEELAKEIRRVIIETTAQTGGHIGASLGAVELAIALHYAYDTPQDKLIWDIGHQAYAHKLLTGRYQTFSTLRQLNGLSGFLKRRESEFDVWEAGHASTSLSAAMGIASARDLRHQKYRIVAVIGDGALTAGMAWEALNQIGQTKTNLVIVVNDNSMSIAPNVGAFSRYLTELRSAPAYTRMKQEIEQLLDSVPVFGGPLRKTIERVKDLLHHAVLPRNVFEELGFKYYGPVDGHNLSELIPVLRNAQLVDGPVVVHVITQKGRGYRPAEERPGEFHGPGPFEIQSGQFIKKPQPPSYSQVFSQTLIELAKTHPEIVAITAAMPDGTKLDLFQKVFPDRFFDVGIAEQHAATFAAGLAIGGMRPVFAVYSTFLQRAYDQVIHDICHQDLPVILGVDRAGIVGGDGATHQGVYDISFLRAVPNMEIAMGKDEIELRQLLVSALDRPHPVALRYPRGASRGLDLTEPLQGLPWGQGEWLAHGLDATIIAIGPMVYHALKAREILAEEGYDIGVVNARFIKPLDTTLLRQVAQETRAIVTLEEHVVAGGFGSAINEWLNAEAIELPIFNAGLPDEFIDHGSASYYLNLYELNAEGLARRIRTWLRQTERAQK; the protein is encoded by the coding sequence ATGGAAACAAAGTTGCTGGCATCAATCCAATCCCCCAAAGACATGCGGAATTGGTCGGTATTGCAATTAGAGGAATTGGCAAAAGAAATCCGTCGCGTGATTATTGAAACGACAGCGCAAACTGGAGGCCATATCGGCGCGAGTTTAGGGGCTGTGGAACTCGCCATTGCCCTGCATTATGCCTACGATACGCCCCAAGATAAGCTCATTTGGGATATTGGTCATCAGGCCTATGCTCACAAATTGTTGACAGGGCGCTACCAGACATTTTCTACCCTGCGGCAATTAAACGGGTTGTCGGGCTTCCTCAAACGTCGCGAGAGCGAATTCGATGTGTGGGAGGCTGGGCATGCTTCCACTTCGTTATCGGCGGCAATGGGGATTGCCAGTGCCCGCGATTTGCGTCATCAAAAATACCGAATCGTCGCGGTGATTGGGGACGGGGCCTTGACGGCCGGAATGGCATGGGAAGCGCTTAATCAAATTGGCCAAACCAAAACGAATTTAGTGATTGTTGTCAATGATAACTCGATGTCTATCGCCCCCAATGTGGGAGCTTTTTCACGCTATTTGACGGAATTGCGGTCGGCTCCGGCGTATACACGTATGAAACAAGAAATTGAACAATTACTGGATTCGGTTCCGGTATTTGGCGGTCCTCTTCGCAAAACCATTGAACGGGTCAAGGACTTATTACACCATGCAGTGTTGCCGCGCAATGTTTTTGAAGAATTGGGATTTAAGTATTATGGACCTGTTGACGGTCACAATTTGTCGGAACTGATTCCTGTACTGCGTAATGCGCAATTGGTCGACGGGCCAGTTGTGGTGCATGTGATTACGCAAAAAGGCCGTGGCTACCGACCGGCGGAGGAACGTCCCGGAGAATTTCATGGGCCGGGTCCTTTTGAAATTCAGTCCGGGCAGTTTATCAAAAAGCCGCAACCGCCATCCTATAGTCAGGTTTTCAGCCAAACTTTGATCGAGTTAGCTAAGACGCACCCCGAAATCGTGGCGATTACGGCGGCTATGCCTGATGGGACAAAACTTGATCTTTTTCAAAAAGTCTTTCCGGACCGGTTTTTTGATGTCGGTATTGCTGAGCAACATGCGGCCACATTTGCCGCAGGTTTGGCGATAGGCGGAATGCGTCCGGTATTTGCAGTTTATAGCACGTTTTTGCAAAGAGCTTACGACCAAGTCATTCACGATATTTGCCATCAGGATTTACCGGTGATTTTGGGGGTAGACCGGGCTGGGATCGTGGGGGGAGATGGGGCGACCCATCAAGGTGTTTATGACATCAGTTTTCTACGCGCGGTCCCGAACATGGAAATTGCTATGGGGAAAGATGAAATAGAATTGCGCCAGTTATTGGTTAGTGCCTTAGACAGACCTCACCCGGTGGCATTGAGATATCCCCGGGGAGCTAGCCGTGGTTTAGACTTAACAGAACCGTTACAGGGATTGCCTTGGGGCCAAGGCGAATGGTTGGCCCATGGCTTGGACGCGACAATTATCGCCATAGGCCCCATGGTTTATCATGCCTTGAAGGCACGAGAAATTTTGGCTGAAGAAGGCTATGATATCGGTGTCGTGAATGCCCGCTTTATTAAGCCGCTTGATACGACTCTATTGCGTCAAGTGGCACAAGAAACCCGCGCCATTGTGACTCTGGAAGAACATGTCGTGGCTGGGGGATTCGGGTCAGCGATTAATGAATGGCTAAATGCCGAAGCTATCGAATTGCCGATTTTCAATGCGGGATTGCCCGATGAATTTATTGACCATGGTTCTGCCAGTTACTACTTGAATTTATACGAACTCAATGCCGAAGGTCTTGCGCGGAGGATCAGAACGTGGCTTCGTCAAACGGAAAGAGCCCAAAAATAG
- the xseA gene encoding exodeoxyribonuclease VII large subunit encodes MTEGVLSVHELVQGIRRLVENVPEWQRLWVQGELSGVKHHSSGHWYFILKDDQAQIRGVMFRRDAVSLTKPLVDGMSVLVFGRVGVFERDGQTQLYASMIQDLGAGAQFQKLEALKQKLYQEGLFSRPKRPIPKLPRAIGVITSGTGAARYDIETVISRRFPGMPVWLFPVLVQGQDAPRAIVEALQKAFRTPISVLIIGRGGGSKEDLMAFNDEMVVRTVARSPIPVISAVGHEIDTTLVDLVADLRAPTPSAAAELAVPEKVRLMEWIDQLNDRVYAALSRRLQWERTRIEGWTTHGILADSSRLIITRRDLLDRLDERRDRAFERLVQSLRLHVEKLAASLAAMNPSAVLRRGYTYVLDESGNTIGREDVRQGQRYEVHWYNGSYWMRSETPGKEEDA; translated from the coding sequence ATGACAGAAGGTGTGTTGAGTGTCCACGAACTTGTGCAAGGTATTAGACGGCTCGTGGAAAACGTTCCGGAATGGCAGCGTCTGTGGGTTCAAGGGGAATTATCCGGGGTTAAACATCATAGTTCGGGGCACTGGTATTTTATATTAAAAGATGATCAGGCTCAAATCCGGGGAGTGATGTTTCGGCGCGATGCTGTCTCCCTGACGAAGCCCTTGGTTGACGGCATGTCCGTCTTGGTCTTTGGGCGCGTCGGTGTCTTTGAACGAGATGGACAAACCCAATTGTATGCCAGTATGATTCAAGATTTGGGAGCGGGAGCCCAGTTTCAAAAGCTCGAGGCATTAAAACAAAAGCTCTATCAAGAAGGATTGTTTTCTCGTCCCAAACGTCCCATTCCCAAATTACCGCGAGCCATCGGTGTTATTACCTCGGGAACGGGAGCGGCGAGGTATGATATTGAAACCGTAATTAGCCGCCGTTTTCCGGGAATGCCGGTATGGTTATTTCCCGTCCTTGTCCAAGGCCAAGACGCGCCCAGGGCCATTGTAGAAGCCTTGCAAAAGGCTTTTCGCACACCAATTAGTGTACTCATTATTGGCCGGGGAGGGGGTTCAAAAGAAGATTTAATGGCCTTTAATGATGAAATGGTTGTGCGCACCGTGGCTAGATCGCCGATTCCCGTGATTTCTGCGGTGGGTCATGAAATTGATACCACCCTGGTAGATTTGGTGGCCGATTTGCGAGCGCCAACACCATCTGCGGCCGCTGAATTAGCGGTGCCGGAGAAGGTCCGTCTTATGGAATGGATTGATCAGCTTAATGACAGGGTGTACGCGGCCTTAAGCCGCCGTTTGCAATGGGAACGCACACGTATTGAGGGATGGACTACTCACGGCATTCTGGCCGACAGCTCCCGGCTTATCATCACACGCCGCGACCTTTTAGATCGATTGGATGAACGCCGCGACAGGGCTTTTGAGCGGCTGGTTCAGTCATTACGATTGCATGTGGAAAAATTGGCAGCGTCTTTAGCCGCAATGAATCCCTCGGCCGTATTGCGCCGTGGTTATACTTATGTGTTAGATGAATCTGGTAATACAATTGGCAGAGAAGATGTTCGTCAAGGACAGCGATATGAGGTACACTGGTATAATGGGAGCTATTGGATGAGATCTGAGACACCGGGGAAAGAGGAAGATGCGTGA
- the xseB gene encoding exodeoxyribonuclease VII small subunit, with protein sequence MIEENELDQFENIIIRLEEIVRQLEGGRLSLKESLVMYQEARVLSEKANLLLNQAESLLKPKAEA encoded by the coding sequence GTGATTGAGGAAAACGAACTTGACCAATTTGAAAATATCATAATCCGGCTCGAAGAAATTGTCCGTCAGCTGGAGGGAGGCAGGCTGTCTCTCAAAGAAAGCCTGGTCATGTATCAAGAAGCCAGAGTTCTTAGTGAGAAAGCTAACCTCTTGCTCAATCAAGCTGAAAGCTTACTGAAACCAAAGGCTGAGGCATAA
- a CDS encoding NAD(+)/NADH kinase — MKRLLIWPNTDKDQVRGLTGRISKWATDHGIDTIIPTTLAERVGYPDLGQDLEHVPEGSVDGIIVLGGDGTLLHAAKALAHLNCPILGVNLGHLGFLTEVEVPDLLPALTAMVNNQYDIDQRHLLTARVMRGHRELAHFEAMNDVVVTKGPFARLINLETFVDDAYVTTYPADGLIVASPTGSTAYSLSAGGPILSPALSVMVVTPICPHSFFDRSIVINGDQQVKIRVRAMHRDTLVTVDGQETYPLVDGDEVLVETSPTTIRLFRRPGWSFFQVLRGWRKGH, encoded by the coding sequence TTGAAACGGCTGTTAATTTGGCCCAATACCGATAAAGATCAAGTCAGGGGATTGACCGGGAGGATTTCGAAATGGGCCACCGATCACGGCATCGACACCATAATTCCCACGACTTTAGCCGAAAGGGTGGGATATCCTGATCTCGGACAGGATCTGGAACATGTGCCAGAAGGTAGTGTCGACGGCATTATTGTTTTAGGCGGCGACGGAACGCTTTTGCATGCAGCCAAAGCGTTGGCACATCTTAATTGTCCAATTTTGGGAGTGAATCTGGGACATTTAGGCTTTTTGACAGAAGTTGAAGTGCCTGACTTGTTGCCTGCTCTGACTGCTATGGTGAATAATCAATATGACATTGATCAGCGTCATTTATTAACCGCGCGGGTGATGCGTGGACACCGTGAATTGGCTCATTTTGAAGCCATGAACGACGTGGTCGTCACTAAGGGACCTTTTGCCCGGCTGATCAATCTCGAAACTTTTGTCGATGATGCGTATGTTACCACGTATCCTGCTGATGGATTGATTGTTGCGTCCCCAACAGGATCAACGGCATATTCATTATCGGCAGGTGGACCGATTCTAAGCCCGGCCTTGAGTGTCATGGTCGTTACACCAATCTGTCCACATTCGTTTTTTGACCGTTCTATAGTCATCAATGGGGATCAACAAGTGAAAATCCGTGTTCGGGCCATGCACCGAGACACCTTAGTGACGGTGGATGGCCAAGAAACTTATCCCCTCGTCGATGGCGATGAAGTTTTAGTGGAAACCAGTCCGACCACCATCCGGCTGTTTCGTAGGCCGGGTTGGAGTTTCTTCCAAGTTTTAAGGGGCTGGCGAAAGGGGCATTAG
- the folD gene encoding bifunctional methylenetetrahydrofolate dehydrogenase/methenyltetrahydrofolate cyclohydrolase FolD, with protein sequence MMMATAELLDGKKTAQIIREELAKKIEEHYERTTLRPGLAVVLVGDDPASKIYVRNKHRASTQVGMDSRQVILPAHSTTSQVLETIEMLNQDPSIHGILLQLPVPRHIDAQVILRHLDPRKDVDGLTPTNMGRLMAGQSGLRPCTPLGIIELLDRYHVPLEGERVAVIGRSQLVGRPLALMFVERNATVTIVHSKTPNAWEITREADIVVAAVGHAHLVQPNWIKPGATVIDVGINRTESGIVGDVEFDSVSAIASRITPVPGGIGPMTIAMLLSNTWQAFQETVGS encoded by the coding sequence ATGATGATGGCAACTGCTGAGCTCTTAGATGGGAAAAAGACTGCTCAGATTATCCGCGAAGAGCTAGCCAAGAAGATTGAGGAGCATTATGAACGCACGACTCTGAGACCGGGATTAGCCGTCGTACTGGTTGGTGATGATCCCGCTTCCAAAATTTACGTGCGAAACAAGCACCGGGCGAGTACACAAGTCGGTATGGACTCTCGTCAAGTCATTCTCCCAGCGCATTCCACAACAAGCCAGGTTTTGGAAACCATTGAAATGTTAAACCAAGATCCCAGTATCCATGGGATTTTATTGCAGCTGCCTGTGCCTCGGCATATTGATGCCCAAGTTATTCTCCGCCACTTAGATCCACGCAAAGATGTCGATGGTCTCACGCCGACTAATATGGGGCGGCTCATGGCAGGTCAAAGCGGGTTAAGACCCTGTACACCTCTTGGAATCATTGAGTTATTAGACCGATACCATGTGCCATTAGAGGGCGAACGCGTGGCCGTTATTGGCCGTTCGCAATTAGTTGGACGTCCTTTGGCACTCATGTTCGTCGAACGCAACGCGACGGTCACTATTGTGCATTCCAAGACACCTAATGCGTGGGAGATTACAAGGGAAGCGGATATTGTGGTAGCCGCAGTAGGACATGCTCATTTGGTGCAGCCTAACTGGATTAAACCGGGTGCTACGGTGATTGACGTGGGGATTAACCGCACTGAGAGCGGTATTGTTGGAGATGTGGAGTTTGATTCGGTTTCCGCTATAGCTTCACGGATTACCCCTGTGCCCGGAGGGATTGGTCCAATGACCATAGCTATGCTACTAAGCAATACCTGGCAAGCGTTTCAGGAAACGGTTGGGTCATGA